A genome region from Euphorbia lathyris chromosome 4, ddEupLath1.1, whole genome shotgun sequence includes the following:
- the LOC136227253 gene encoding uncharacterized protein, translating to MSTERESTNSVPSVMVRLMGLDEIPIQRPVLKKPRVLSENYLRRVSSIGVRKKCSDQQSFKFSNEQQDGYKNVLKVLETLSRKKHHTITVVDAEMHMGSSDLKGRNVMPKDMERKCVSGYGKCRGSEDYHDVHSNLQSGHLAMLKSSSITFRDIRKCSTFRRRSEIKFLGSPKKIQNGVGVYFSGEYCTVDASDFSRSIPNSRIVVVKPTLGKKNDILISPNRNLYVEKKERKRSPNGTQSVRPRFRKERTKTVGQGTSTMSSIEPSSELSGSDYFAKQLELTTPSSTPFSDRKRQINCSGKSYMTGNAKKHISERGNTSKRFKLVELSGRSESRSSSLLECFNSVRSSDSNMRQESLENGGYMSDLESVNSVQNDTREQGLNHIDGLECIRSSSNYKESQVSPYQMPEYNFSIGNYVVQDDQGSKLEKGATGLSSVVTQSSRQNNKTLQEACMKQKGHKNEVEEDDLIDNKFAVPKSPRRSSFSINMEINTETLAVKKSPSNYDKHKSESNYCIFSEKSEDSPSQIQDASHVQEVSNENYEEESVSSQSSCTDPESLITPNSVLDRLGKRDNSSSSDCFKSVSASLHGLHMQLELLKAKTSEAYSVGSSMAVSSDEGSVNESEENQCLMSPLRVEESRDFSYLVDVLTEAGFQSRKQHVPNGPISYSIFETLEKKYREQITWRRSERRLLFDRINLGLGEILEPLKGTVTRTKSVAKRFRYSQGNEILEEGAWGLLVEEEEEVRKESEKMLGKDVRWMELGDEIQEIGREIEDSLIDELIADVY from the exons ATGTCGACAGAAAGGGAATCTACAAATTCTGTACCAAGTGTAATGGTTAGATTAATGGGACTGGATGAAATACCAATCCAGCGGCCTGTTCTAAAGAAACCGAGAGTCCTCTCTGAGAATTATCTACGCAGAGTTTCTTCTATTGGTGTCAGAAAGAAATGTTCCGATCAGCAATCAttcaagttcagtaatgaacaaCAGGATGGATATAAAAATGTTTTGAAAGTATTAGAAACATTGAGTAGAAAAAAGCATCATACCATAACAGTTGTGGATGCGGAAATGCATATGGGTTCTTCAGATCTCAAGGGGAGGAATGTGATGCCAAAAGACATGGAGAGGAAATGTGTTTCAGGATATGGGAAATGTCGAGGTTCTGAGGACTATCATGACGTACATTCTAATTTGCAGTCAGGGCATCTAGCCATGTTAAAGTCATCATCAATCACTTTCAGGGACATTAGAAAGTGCAGTACATTTAGGAGGAGAAGTGAGATCAAGTTTCTTGGCTCACCGAAAAAGATTCAAAATGGTGTTGGAGTATATTTTTCTGGTGAATATTGTACTGTTGATGCTAGTGATTTTTCGAGGTCAATTCCAAACTCTAGGATTGTTGTTGTAAAACCAACCCTGGGAAAGAAAAACGATATCTTGATTTCTCCCAATAGGAATCTATATGttgagaagaaagaaagaaaaagatcgCCAAATGGCACACAATCTGTTAGGCCAAGGTTTAGGAAGGAAAGAACTAAAACAGTGGGACAGGGTACAAGTACCATGTCGTCTATCGAACCAAGCTCCGAACTTAGTGGTAGTGACTACTTTGCAAAACAACTTGAGCTGACAACGCCTTCTTCTACTCCTTTTTCTGATAGGAAGAGGCAAATTAACTGCTCAGGTAAGTCATATATGACCGGCAATGCCAAGAAGCATATATCTGAAAGAGGGAACACATCTAAAAGGTTTAAACTAGTTGAACTCTCTGGCAGGAGTGAATCAAGATCCAGTTCCCTGCTTGAGTGCTTTAACTCGGTTAGGAGTTCTGATTCCAATATGAGGCAGGAATCTCTTGAAAATGGTGGATATATGAGTGACCTTGAATCAGTTAATTCTGTGCAAAATGATACAAGAGAGCAGGGTTTGAACCATATAGATGGTTTGGAATGTATAAGATCAAGCTCGAACTATAAAGAGTCACAAGTGAGTCCTTATCAGATGCCAGAATACAATTTCTCGATAGGAAATTATGTGGTTCAGGATGATCAGGGAAGCAAACTTGAGAAAGGTGCCACTGGCCTAAGTTCAGTGGTCACTCAGTCCTCTCGACAAAACAATAAGACCTTGCAAGAGGCTTGTATGAAGCAGAAAGGGCACAAGAATGAAGTTGAGGAAGATGACCTGATTGATAATAAATTCGCTGTTCCTAAATCTCCTAGGAGAAGTTCATTCTCTATAAATATGGAGATTAATACCGAGACTCTGGCTGTGAAGAAGTCCCCTTCAAATTATGACAAACATAAATCAGAATCAAATTACTGCATTTTTTCAGAAAAAAGTGAAGATTCTCCTTCGCAAATCCAAGATGCTTCGCATGTACAG GAAGTGTCGAATGAAAATTATGAAGAAGAGTCAGTGTCCTCGCAGAGTTCCTGCACTGACCCAGAATCTCTAATCACTCCAAATTCAGTACTGGACAGATTGGGCAAGAGAGATAATTCATCCAGTTCAGACTGTTTTAAGAGTGTAAGTGCCTCTTTACATG GGTTACATATGCAACTTGAACTTCTGAAGGCAAAGACCTCAGAAGCATACTCAGTAGGATCCAGCATGGCAGTGTCGAGTGATGAAGGATCTGTAAATGAGTCTGAAGAAAATCAATGCCTAATGAGTCCATTAAGAGTGGAAGAGAGCAGGGATTTTTCGTACTTGGTTGATGTATTAACTGAGGCAGGTTTTCAAAGTAGAAAGCAGCATGTCCCTAATGGCCCAATTAGTTATTCTATCTTTGAGACCTTGGAGAAGAAGTACAGGGAGCAGATAACTTGGAGGAGATCAGAAAGGAGGCTTCTATTTGATCGCATAAATTTGGGTTTGGGAGAGATTTTAGAGCCATTAAAGGGAACAGTGACACGGACAAAATCAGTGGCGAAAAGGTTTCGTTACAGTCAGGGGAATGAGATATTGGAGGAGGGGGCGTGGGGGTTACTGgttgaggaggaggaggaagtaAGGAAGGAATCAGAGAAGATGCTGGGGAAAGATGTTAGGTGGATGGAGTTGGGAGATGAAATTCAGGAAATTGGTAGGGAAATAGAGGATTCTTTGATTGATGAGCTGATTGCAGATGTTTATTGA